In Cellvibrio polysaccharolyticus, a genomic segment contains:
- a CDS encoding glycoside hydrolase family 95 protein yields MREGSTRLSRQFNTRRHFKAFTFLLCSIWITPYAIAEDNQALTIRFDAPASDWEREGLPIGNGAMGAVVIGELQRDILQFNEKTLWTGGPGAKGGYDFGLPDKPQVKALKKVQQHFEKESALSPDDAAAALGRKITGYGDYQSFGHLEFDFKAPKDATDYRRELDLNNAMVRVSYSDEGVRYTREYFASYPDQLIAVRLSADQPGKITVSTGVGVHDNRTIKQTFDQYGLVINGELNDNGLQYQTRVAVRHQGGDIRRDESDHRIHISNADEVVLMLTAGTNYRQAYPQYRGEHPDAVLASRIKAVATLDWQKLLARHQQDYHGLFNRVALNIGQQMPDVATPVLLANYPANNSAAANRALEALYFQFGRYLLIASSRAGSLPANLQGVWNHSATPPWNADYHVNINLQMNYWLADVTNLSETNVPLFDFIDSLIEPGQVSAKKLVGAKGWTLFLNTNIWGFTGVIQWPTAFWQPEAGAWLAQHYWDHYRFTGDEAFLKNRAWPAIKGAAEFWLDALVKDKRDGLLVVSPSYSPEHGDFTVASAMSQQIVFDVLRNARDAASIVGDKSFANKANSTLEKLDPGLRIGSWGQLQEWKEDLDDPENKHRHISHLFALHPGNQINIATEPQYLEAAKVSLNARGDGGTGWAQAWKINMWARLHDGNRAHKVLSEQLQQSTLPNLWDNHPPFQIDGNFGATAGIAEMLLQSHNQELHILPALPASWPQGSVQGLKARGNLTIDLAWQENRLQHMTMVAGSSGKLQLRLASPGDYTLSEVEGGKKITLNNHNNVLEFNAEQGKSYRLTANKD; encoded by the coding sequence ATGCGGGAAGGCTCTACGCGCCTCAGTCGCCAGTTCAACACGCGCCGACATTTTAAAGCATTCACTTTTCTCCTTTGTAGTATCTGGATCACACCTTACGCCATCGCAGAAGATAACCAGGCTTTGACGATTCGCTTTGATGCGCCGGCCAGTGATTGGGAGCGGGAAGGGCTGCCCATTGGGAATGGTGCAATGGGAGCTGTGGTTATTGGCGAGTTGCAACGGGATATTCTGCAATTTAATGAAAAAACCTTATGGACCGGCGGCCCCGGAGCTAAAGGGGGTTACGACTTTGGTTTGCCAGATAAGCCGCAGGTTAAAGCGCTGAAAAAAGTGCAGCAGCACTTTGAAAAAGAATCCGCCTTATCACCGGATGACGCGGCCGCTGCGCTGGGTAGAAAAATTACCGGTTACGGCGATTACCAGAGTTTTGGTCATCTGGAGTTCGATTTTAAAGCACCAAAGGACGCTACCGATTATCGTCGCGAGCTGGATTTGAATAACGCCATGGTTCGTGTCAGTTACAGCGATGAAGGTGTGCGTTATACCCGTGAATATTTTGCCAGTTACCCTGATCAGCTTATCGCGGTTCGCCTGAGTGCCGACCAGCCAGGAAAAATTACCGTCAGTACCGGTGTGGGGGTGCATGATAACCGCACCATCAAACAAACATTTGATCAATACGGGCTGGTGATTAACGGTGAGCTGAACGATAACGGCTTGCAATACCAAACCCGCGTGGCGGTTCGACATCAGGGTGGCGACATTCGCCGCGATGAAAGCGACCACCGCATTCATATCAGTAATGCCGATGAAGTGGTGCTAATGCTGACCGCCGGAACCAATTACCGTCAGGCCTATCCGCAATACCGGGGTGAACATCCGGATGCCGTGTTGGCGAGCAGAATAAAAGCCGTTGCCACTCTGGATTGGCAGAAGTTGCTGGCTCGTCATCAACAGGATTATCACGGTTTATTTAATCGCGTTGCGTTAAATATTGGCCAGCAGATGCCCGATGTCGCCACACCGGTATTGCTGGCCAATTACCCTGCAAACAATTCCGCCGCTGCCAACCGCGCGTTGGAAGCCTTGTATTTTCAATTCGGTCGCTACCTGTTAATTGCCTCGTCCCGCGCTGGTTCACTGCCCGCCAATTTGCAGGGGGTGTGGAACCATTCTGCCACGCCGCCCTGGAATGCCGATTACCATGTGAATATCAATTTGCAAATGAATTATTGGCTGGCCGATGTGACCAACTTGTCGGAAACCAATGTACCGCTCTTCGATTTTATTGATTCATTGATCGAGCCGGGTCAAGTGTCAGCGAAAAAACTGGTCGGTGCCAAAGGCTGGACGCTGTTTTTAAACACCAATATTTGGGGCTTTACCGGCGTTATTCAGTGGCCAACCGCTTTTTGGCAACCCGAAGCGGGTGCCTGGCTGGCGCAACATTATTGGGATCATTACCGGTTTACCGGTGACGAAGCTTTTTTGAAAAATCGTGCCTGGCCTGCGATAAAAGGCGCTGCAGAATTTTGGCTGGATGCGCTGGTAAAAGACAAACGCGATGGCTTGCTGGTGGTATCGCCCAGCTATTCCCCAGAGCATGGCGATTTCACTGTGGCGAGCGCCATGTCACAGCAAATTGTTTTCGATGTATTACGCAACGCGCGTGATGCAGCGAGCATTGTTGGTGACAAATCTTTTGCCAACAAGGCAAACAGCACGCTTGAAAAACTGGACCCCGGTTTGCGTATTGGCTCCTGGGGGCAATTACAGGAGTGGAAAGAAGATCTGGATGATCCGGAAAATAAACACCGTCACATCTCCCACCTGTTTGCGTTGCACCCTGGCAATCAAATCAATATTGCCACTGAGCCGCAATATCTCGAAGCGGCTAAAGTTTCCCTGAATGCACGCGGCGATGGTGGTACCGGTTGGGCGCAAGCCTGGAAAATAAATATGTGGGCGCGTTTGCATGACGGCAACCGTGCGCACAAGGTGCTTTCTGAACAGTTGCAACAGAGCACCTTGCCCAATCTCTGGGACAACCATCCGCCCTTTCAAATTGACGGTAACTTTGGTGCTACGGCGGGCATTGCCGAAATGCTGTTGCAAAGTCATAACCAGGAGTTGCACATACTGCCCGCGCTTCCCGCCAGCTGGCCGCAAGGTTCAGTACAAGGGCTTAAAGCACGAGGTAATTTAACCATTGACCTCGCCTGGCAAGAAAACCGTTTGCAACACATGACAATGGTTGCCGGGTCGTCCGGCAAGCTGCAATTACGTCTTGCATCGCCGGGTGATTACACCTTGAGTGAAGTGGAAGGCGGCAAGAAAATCACGCTGAATAACCATAATAATGTATTGGAATTCAACGCAGAACAGGGGAAATCCTACCGGTTAACTGCCAATAAAGATTGA